A part of Candidatus Electrothrix aestuarii genomic DNA contains:
- a CDS encoding IS1634 family transposase, giving the protein MESKTTLLSQECSSKILNHLGLVAGTYDELGLGELIDSLIPQDKEKRVVSVGQAVKAMVVNGLGFANRALYLTPHFFQDKPVDRLIGEGIKAQDLNDTVLGRALDTIYKHNPEELYAYLAVRTVERLGLFVRFGHLDSTSFHTDGSYQDNGSEEEDGVVRITKGYSRDHRPDLNQIVLQLICERQAGIPLLMKPLSGNSSDKTDFRKTIQAHIDQLKNDFILKYLVADSALYTAETLRELSRILWISRVPETLALSREVIHAVAPDLMKDPEQAAFRSLGIEYGDVRQRWLVVYSPEAYQRNLKTVNKKCLKLSTAEAKQFDKLCKQDFSCEADALKAFSRFENKLKMLSIHGAHVVALPRHTGKGRPAKGKHPDFYVYRIEGNPASLLHERTRLLERKSCFILATNQLDCEELSDEELREAYKDQQKVERGFRFLKDPFFMASTLFLKSRKRIMALMMVMTLCLLVYAALEYRIREELDTNNETFPNQKGKPVSAPTARWVFQFFSGIHVLIIGGAQQAVLNLNEHHLRLLRLLGARYEILYS; this is encoded by the coding sequence ATGGAAAGCAAAACAACTCTTTTATCGCAGGAATGCTCCAGTAAGATTCTCAATCATTTGGGTTTAGTAGCCGGTACGTATGATGAACTCGGACTGGGCGAGTTAATTGACAGTTTGATTCCTCAGGATAAAGAGAAACGGGTGGTCTCGGTCGGTCAGGCAGTTAAGGCGATGGTTGTTAATGGGTTGGGGTTCGCAAATCGGGCACTGTATCTGACCCCGCATTTTTTTCAGGACAAGCCTGTGGATCGACTCATCGGAGAAGGCATTAAGGCTCAGGACCTGAACGACACAGTGTTAGGTCGGGCCTTGGACACAATTTACAAGCATAATCCCGAAGAGTTATATGCGTATCTTGCGGTCAGGACAGTTGAGCGTCTCGGATTATTTGTCCGTTTCGGCCACTTGGATTCAACAAGCTTTCATACCGATGGCAGCTATCAGGACAACGGATCAGAAGAGGAAGATGGTGTTGTTCGGATTACAAAAGGCTACAGTCGGGATCATCGTCCAGATCTAAACCAGATTGTTTTGCAGCTGATTTGTGAACGACAAGCTGGTATCCCGCTTCTCATGAAACCGCTCAGTGGCAACAGTAGCGACAAAACAGATTTTCGGAAAACAATTCAAGCGCATATTGATCAGCTGAAAAACGATTTCATCCTGAAGTATCTGGTTGCAGACAGTGCGCTCTATACAGCGGAGACACTCAGGGAATTGAGCAGGATCTTGTGGATTTCCCGAGTGCCGGAGACCTTGGCCCTGTCCCGGGAAGTTATCCATGCAGTAGCACCAGATTTGATGAAGGATCCAGAACAAGCAGCTTTTCGCAGTCTCGGGATAGAGTATGGCGATGTCAGGCAGCGCTGGTTAGTTGTCTATTCTCCTGAAGCATATCAACGAAATCTCAAGACCGTGAACAAAAAATGTCTGAAGTTGAGCACAGCTGAGGCCAAGCAGTTCGATAAATTATGCAAGCAGGATTTTTCTTGCGAGGCTGATGCGTTAAAGGCCTTCTCCCGTTTTGAAAACAAACTGAAAATGCTCTCAATTCATGGCGCTCATGTTGTTGCCTTGCCTCGTCATACGGGGAAAGGACGACCTGCCAAGGGGAAACATCCGGATTTTTATGTTTATCGAATTGAAGGCAACCCAGCATCCCTGCTTCATGAGAGAACTCGGTTGTTGGAGCGAAAAAGCTGTTTTATTCTGGCAACGAACCAGTTGGATTGCGAAGAGTTGTCCGATGAGGAACTTCGGGAAGCGTACAAAGATCAGCAAAAGGTTGAGCGGGGCTTTCGCTTCCTCAAAGATCCATTTTTCATGGCTTCCACTCTTTTCCTGAAATCTCGAAAACGTATCATGGCCCTGATGATGGTCATGACCCTTTGCCTTCTCGTTTATGCAGCTTTAGAGTATCGTATCCGGGAAGAGCTTGATACAAATAACGAAACTTTCCCAAATCAGAAGGGAAAGCCCGTTTCTGCTCCTACAGCCCGTTGGGTATTTCAGTTTTTTTCAGGAATTCATGTGCTGATTATCGGGGGTGCGCAACAAGCAGTTTTAAATTTGAATGAGCACCACCTGCGTCTACTCAGATTGTTGGGTGCGAGGTATGAAATACTATATTCCTGA
- a CDS encoding RHS repeat-associated core domain-containing protein produces MAGNQISVTDARGNTTSFVYDGANRKTDTIFVDGTRIHTLYDRVGRKKTVTDQNDEVTTFEYDDVGRLTAVVDDQKGRTSYIYDEVGNKLTQTDAENRTTKWSYDNSGNVLTHTLPLLQEESFTYDAVGKVLTHTDFNNRTTEFEYSPCCGRLTRKTLPDETTEEYTYLGTGQIETVTTSQGLTEYEYDSVGRVTRRDNPDGTFISYGYDLAGNRTSLTVPSGTTGFTFDALNRLETVTAPDTTVTAYTYDAVGNRDTVSLPNGTMTSYTYDALNRLKLLKNRAADNSLISSYAYTLGLAGNRLQVDELSGRSVEYTYDSLYRLTDEEITDPVQGNAVISYTYDKVGNRETKTVGGVTQSYDYNDNDRLENDDTSTYLYDNNGNLTHKTVGSETIEYVYDDSNRLVQINHPTDGTTHYWYDHNGIRTAKQVNSSALHRYLVDANRDYAQVLEEYEGESTLAVSYLYGDDLIAQNRGDLSYYLYDGQLSSRQLVNSSGAVTDSYDYDAFGNLLNSSGSTENDYLYTGEQFDPNAGFYYLRARYYDQGSGRFTSVDPYAGNMHEPITLHRYLYAGDNPVMNVDPSGEMDYSLSSLMASTVIRGMLLNFSVSAAIGGADAALRGDPILAGAFESGVVGTLLGPLGVIKFVKPVLVVGGLGLGVVGIADAISEGNTELALFRGALLLNGAVTFVKTAQYKGRLGKRDTRAQNRAIADQLKARGWKITGGGGYIPHSAYPLSISGI; encoded by the coding sequence CTGGCAGGCAACCAGATATCTGTTACTGATGCACGCGGCAATACAACCAGCTTTGTCTACGACGGTGCAAACCGCAAAACAGACACCATCTTTGTCGACGGTACCCGTATTCATACGCTCTATGATAGGGTTGGTCGCAAAAAAACAGTAACCGATCAGAACGATGAGGTTACGACCTTTGAATACGATGACGTGGGTCGGCTGACCGCTGTTGTTGACGATCAAAAAGGGCGGACTTCATATATCTATGACGAGGTGGGTAATAAGCTGACCCAGACCGATGCGGAAAATCGGACAACCAAATGGAGCTATGACAACAGCGGCAATGTGCTTACCCATACCCTGCCTCTCCTCCAGGAGGAGTCCTTTACCTATGATGCTGTCGGAAAAGTACTCACGCATACTGATTTCAATAACAGGACAACCGAATTTGAATACAGCCCCTGTTGCGGCAGACTGACCAGGAAGACCCTGCCAGATGAGACAACAGAAGAGTATACCTACCTGGGAACCGGCCAGATAGAAACGGTCACCACCTCCCAGGGGCTGACAGAGTATGAATACGACAGCGTGGGCCGTGTCACGCGACGGGATAACCCGGACGGCACCTTTATCAGCTATGGGTACGACCTTGCCGGTAACAGGACCTCGTTGACCGTGCCATCCGGCACCACAGGCTTTACCTTTGATGCTTTGAATCGGCTGGAGACGGTGACAGCACCTGATACCACGGTCACCGCCTATACCTATGATGCTGTGGGCAATCGCGATACGGTGAGCTTGCCCAACGGTACTATGACCAGCTACACCTATGATGCTCTGAATCGACTGAAGCTGCTCAAGAACCGGGCTGCGGATAACTCACTGATCTCGTCCTACGCCTATACCCTGGGACTGGCAGGAAATCGTCTTCAGGTTGACGAACTCTCTGGTCGTTCTGTGGAGTATACCTACGACTCACTCTATCGCCTGACCGATGAGGAAATCACCGATCCGGTGCAGGGGAACGCTGTTATCTCCTACACCTATGACAAGGTCGGTAATCGTGAGACCAAGACCGTGGGCGGAGTGACGCAATCATATGATTATAACGATAATGATCGCCTGGAGAATGATGACACATCGACCTATCTCTATGACAATAATGGCAATCTGACCCATAAGACCGTAGGCAGCGAGACCATTGAGTACGTCTACGATGACAGCAACCGTCTGGTTCAGATCAACCATCCGACCGATGGCACCACTCATTACTGGTACGACCATAACGGCATCCGCACAGCCAAGCAGGTCAACAGTTCGGCATTGCATCGTTACCTTGTCGATGCCAACCGGGATTATGCCCAGGTGCTGGAGGAGTATGAGGGAGAAAGTACCCTTGCGGTTTCCTACCTCTACGGCGATGACCTGATCGCCCAGAATCGGGGTGACCTTTCCTATTATCTCTACGACGGGCAGCTCTCCAGCCGCCAGCTTGTTAACAGCAGCGGGGCTGTGACGGACAGCTATGATTACGATGCCTTCGGTAATCTGCTGAACAGCAGCGGAAGCACGGAGAACGACTATCTCTACACCGGGGAGCAGTTTGACCCGAACGCGGGGTTCTATTATCTCAGGGCGCGGTATTATGATCAGGGGAGTGGACGGTTTACTTCGGTTGATCCGTATGCCGGGAATATGCATGAGCCGATTACTCTGCATCGGTATCTTTATGCCGGGGATAATCCGGTGATGAATGTCGATCCGAGTGGGGAGATGGACTACTCTCTGTCGAGCCTCATGGCATCTACTGTGATACGTGGAATGTTGCTTAATTTTTCAGTCTCTGCTGCCATAGGAGGTGCTGATGCAGCACTTAGGGGTGACCCAATTCTTGCCGGAGCTTTTGAGTCTGGTGTGGTGGGGACTTTGCTTGGTCCTCTTGGTGTAATAAAATTTGTGAAGCCAGTCTTAGTCGTTGGTGGTCTTGGGTTAGGAGTAGTCGGAATTGCTGATGCTATTTCGGAAGGTAACACCGAATTAGCTCTATTTAGAGGTGCTCTATTATTAAACGGAGCGGTGACTTTTGTAAAAACAGCTCAATACAAAGGCAGGCTTGGTAAACGAGATACACGCGCCCAAAATAGGGCTATTGCAGACCAATTAAAAGCACGTGGATGGAAAATTACTGGCGGTGGTGGATATATCCCACATTCCGCATACCCTTTGTCAATTTCAGGAATATAG
- a CDS encoding ISNCY family transposase, with translation MPSNTKELTFDTFVNQIHSIFDELPDYRKFSPNLTYSMKDAALGAFSMFFNQSPSFLSYQRAMQQAHGHNNAQSLFGITQIMSDNQTRNLLDTLTSDNFYPIFSETFDRLESAGYLDRYRVLDDYLLVPIDGTEFFRSSKIHCENCSVTHNSNGTVSYSHKVLTPVVAAPDNNKVIALEPEFVTPQDGSAKQDCELNAAKRWIERNSSLSDRKVIILGDDLFSRGPFCNLLSAHSFRFILICKPSSHTTLYQYVAELEKKDGITVSSQRKWNGKFHELHTYRYANDLPLKQGDDAPSVNWVELTVINTKTQEVLYKNTFITDFKIDRTNVQSIVQAGRTRWKVENENNNILKTKGYHLDHNFGHGDKFLSNTLLTLNLVAFLAHTFLEFVDKKYKAVRSVLSVRKTFFNDLKALTKYLFFSNWSQLINFMFEQLEIKRLST, from the coding sequence ATGCCTTCAAATACCAAAGAATTAACATTCGATACGTTTGTCAATCAGATCCATAGCATATTTGATGAACTCCCGGATTACCGGAAATTCAGCCCAAACCTCACATATTCAATGAAGGATGCGGCGTTAGGTGCGTTTTCCATGTTTTTCAACCAATCCCCATCATTCTTATCTTATCAGCGGGCAATGCAGCAGGCTCACGGGCATAATAATGCTCAAAGTTTGTTCGGAATAACACAAATCATGTCGGATAATCAGACCCGTAATCTTCTTGACACCCTTACTTCTGATAATTTTTATCCGATTTTTTCAGAAACTTTTGATCGGCTTGAAAGTGCTGGATACTTGGATCGTTATAGAGTGCTGGATGATTATTTGTTGGTTCCGATAGATGGTACAGAATTTTTTCGTTCCTCCAAAATACATTGTGAAAACTGTTCCGTTACTCATAACTCCAATGGAACGGTAAGTTATTCCCATAAGGTTCTTACCCCGGTGGTAGCTGCACCGGACAACAACAAGGTCATCGCTCTGGAACCGGAATTCGTCACCCCTCAGGATGGTTCTGCAAAACAGGATTGCGAGTTGAATGCTGCTAAGCGCTGGATTGAACGGAATTCCTCTTTATCGGATCGAAAAGTTATCATCCTGGGAGACGACTTGTTTTCCAGAGGGCCGTTTTGCAACTTATTATCGGCACACAGTTTTCGCTTTATCCTGATTTGCAAACCCTCCTCACATACGACCCTTTATCAGTATGTTGCCGAACTTGAAAAGAAAGATGGTATTACAGTAAGTTCTCAAAGAAAATGGAACGGAAAATTTCACGAGCTTCATACTTATCGTTATGCTAATGACTTACCCCTCAAGCAGGGGGATGACGCTCCTTCTGTCAATTGGGTTGAGTTGACCGTCATTAACACCAAAACACAAGAGGTTCTGTATAAAAATACTTTTATCACTGATTTTAAAATAGACAGAACCAATGTTCAATCTATAGTACAAGCCGGAAGAACTCGATGGAAAGTGGAAAATGAAAACAATAATATCCTCAAAACAAAAGGCTATCATTTAGATCACAATTTCGGACATGGTGATAAATTTCTCTCGAACACCTTGCTGACTCTCAACTTGGTCGCATTTCTGGCCCATACTTTCCTGGAATTTGTTGATAAAAAATACAAAGCCGTCAGATCGGTCTTGTCTGTCCGGAAAACATTTTTTAATGACCTGAAAGCATTAACCAAATATTTATTTTTCAGTAATTGGTCTCAGCTGATAAATTTTATGTTTGAGCAGCTTGAGATCAAAAGGCTATCGACTTGA